The Staphylococcus sp. KG4-3 genome has a window encoding:
- a CDS encoding PTS glucitol/sorbitol transporter subunit IIA: MYKTEIKRIGKDASAFESEKMVILFGDNAPAELVDYCYIIDINEIDGEITESQKLFLDDNEYKITKVGSTVNKNLNNLGHITLKFDGSTEAEQSGTLYLEDKPLANIEEGTKIEIK; the protein is encoded by the coding sequence ATGTACAAGACAGAGATAAAGCGTATAGGAAAAGATGCATCAGCATTCGAATCTGAAAAAATGGTTATATTATTTGGTGATAATGCTCCTGCTGAGTTAGTAGATTATTGCTACATAATTGATATAAATGAAATAGATGGAGAAATAACTGAATCACAAAAGTTATTTCTAGATGATAACGAATATAAAATTACAAAAGTAGGTTCTACTGTTAATAAAAATTTAAATAATTTAGGTCATATTACTTTGAAGTTTGATGGGAGTACAGAAGCTGAACAATCTGGAACATTATATTTAGAAGATAAGCCTCTTGCTAATATAGAAGAAGGCACAAAAATAGAAATTAAATAG
- a CDS encoding PRD domain-containing protein, which yields MILNKKHLLIIETLKKQNISIDKLSHKLSISQRTLTNYINQLQIYFEGSISIFKQNKSLSMIVTDEMKFLNLIKDLEFQVYNHLDEIEERGENIFHYLLYNGVCTIDDIAEDLFLSKSVVNNKINEIKNLLEGYRVNIRGTQNVGLRIEGNELEVRKVLIELFNRQYSSHTLPGSIYAILNETKRQYNLDNATFERLITATKVVLSRIENGYEISQKVQIDDSVFESKDFIALSEIRDYLIQHYSVKFPNLEILQIVFQIIGRRASLLDEFISEDDQSTLNRIIQQTIDDIDFYYTIKIDDELFSTDIQLHIKYLINRLIFDIRIQSDFIDEVENKYPFAYELSKVLATNIEKEIKIKVPLNELGFLSIYFSVYLQQLEQKFKEIHSVAFITNQGLSSVKLMKIQLQKIFGNQIMIDVINENELNQFQIDNYDLIVSTIKINRLFNRIIYIDNILDEQALKLKIEQFMIYKDVSNKKLFNKSIIVDFLTEQDVYHVNKNMTYEKVIAYLSNELINENRVDHTFITKILEREKHKSTITGALGFPHTSHLYHGIWLKLAIVNQPLQDCETVKLVVLVATPEAEVNEAVLIRLYEEILAITTNSYIINQICKDTDYITLAHILNNEMRV from the coding sequence TTGATATTAAACAAAAAGCATTTATTAATTATTGAAACGCTTAAAAAACAAAATATCTCAATTGATAAACTTTCCCATAAACTTTCTATCTCCCAAAGAACTTTAACGAATTACATTAATCAACTTCAAATTTATTTTGAAGGATCTATTAGTATATTTAAGCAAAATAAATCTCTTTCAATGATAGTAACTGATGAAATGAAATTTCTTAATTTAATTAAAGATTTAGAGTTTCAAGTTTATAACCATTTAGATGAAATAGAGGAACGTGGAGAAAACATATTTCATTATTTACTTTATAACGGGGTTTGTACGATAGATGACATAGCTGAAGATTTATTTCTGAGTAAAAGTGTAGTTAATAATAAGATAAATGAAATTAAAAATCTATTAGAAGGCTATAGGGTGAATATTAGAGGTACACAAAACGTAGGTTTACGTATAGAAGGTAATGAATTAGAAGTAAGAAAGGTATTGATAGAACTATTCAATAGACAGTATAGTTCTCACACATTGCCGGGTTCTATATATGCGATTCTTAACGAGACGAAAAGGCAATATAATTTAGACAATGCAACATTTGAACGTCTTATTACCGCTACTAAAGTTGTTTTATCTAGAATAGAAAACGGTTATGAGATAAGTCAAAAAGTACAAATCGACGATAGCGTATTTGAGTCTAAAGATTTTATAGCTTTAAGCGAAATTAGGGATTATTTAATCCAACACTACTCAGTAAAATTTCCTAATTTAGAAATTTTACAAATTGTTTTTCAAATTATTGGTAGAAGAGCATCATTATTAGATGAATTTATTTCAGAAGATGATCAATCTACTTTAAATCGTATTATTCAGCAAACAATAGATGATATTGATTTTTATTATACTATCAAAATTGATGATGAATTGTTTAGTACAGACATACAACTTCATATTAAATACCTTATCAATAGACTGATATTTGATATTAGAATACAAAGTGATTTTATTGATGAAGTTGAAAATAAGTATCCATTTGCATATGAACTGTCTAAAGTGTTAGCAACTAATATTGAAAAAGAAATCAAAATTAAAGTTCCATTAAATGAACTTGGGTTCTTATCAATTTATTTCAGTGTTTATTTACAGCAGTTAGAACAAAAATTTAAAGAAATTCATTCAGTCGCATTTATTACAAACCAAGGTTTGAGTAGTGTGAAATTGATGAAAATTCAATTACAAAAAATATTTGGTAATCAAATAATGATAGATGTAATTAACGAAAATGAGTTAAATCAATTTCAAATTGATAACTATGATTTAATAGTATCAACTATTAAAATCAATAGATTGTTTAACAGAATTATTTATATAGACAACATTTTAGATGAACAAGCACTAAAACTTAAAATCGAACAATTTATGATTTACAAAGACGTAAGCAATAAAAAGCTATTTAACAAAAGTATAATAGTAGATTTTCTAACTGAACAAGATGTTTATCACGTTAATAAAAATATGACGTATGAAAAAGTAATAGCTTATTTATCAAACGAGTTGATTAATGAGAATAGAGTTGATCATACTTTTATTACAAAAATTTTAGAGAGAGAAAAACATAAATCAACAATAACAGGAGCTTTAGGATTTCCACATACTAGTCATCTTTATCATGGCATATGGCTAAAATTAGCAATTGTTAATCAGCCCCTTCAAGATTGTGAAACGGTAAAACTAGTTGTGCTCGTTGCGACACCAGAAGCAGAAGTAAACGAAGCGGTACTAATCCGGCTATATGAGGAAATTTTAGCTATTACGACCAATAGTTATATTATAAACCAAATATGTAAAGATACGGATTACATAACGCTTGCACATATACTAAATAATGAAATGAGGGTTTAG
- a CDS encoding PTS glucitol/sorbitol transporter subunit IIB — MSKKARIVKGSGGFGGPLEIGIEGKKDKVMYVTGGHRPEIVDKICEITGGSPVNGFETSVPEDEIMVAVIDCGGTLRCGIYPQKGIPTVNIMATGKSGPLRQHITEDIYVSNVDVNQVSVVDESDTNEKSVLTTSTETTKNNETASYTRDKKIMETRAEQENKSFLTKIGLAAGKVINTFYQAARDAVDTMLHTILPFMGFVALLIGIIQGSGIGDLFAKVMSPLAGNIWGLLIIGFICSLPFLSPLLGPGGVIGQVLGTLIGVEIGKGNIPPNLALPALFAINTQNAADFIPVGLGLAEAETKTIEVGVPSVLYSRFLNGVPRVFIAWLASFGLYK; from the coding sequence ATGAGTAAAAAGGCTAGAATTGTAAAAGGTTCAGGAGGCTTTGGAGGTCCTTTAGAAATTGGAATAGAAGGTAAGAAAGACAAAGTTATGTACGTTACAGGCGGCCACAGACCTGAAATAGTAGATAAAATATGTGAAATTACTGGAGGGTCACCCGTAAATGGTTTCGAAACATCAGTACCTGAAGATGAAATTATGGTTGCTGTTATAGATTGCGGCGGGACATTGAGATGTGGTATTTATCCTCAAAAGGGTATCCCTACTGTGAATATTATGGCAACAGGTAAAAGTGGGCCATTGAGACAACATATTACAGAAGATATCTATGTATCGAATGTGGACGTAAATCAAGTTAGTGTAGTGGATGAAAGTGATACCAATGAAAAATCGGTGTTAACTACTTCGACTGAGACAACAAAAAATAATGAAACTGCTTCTTATACTAGAGATAAAAAAATCATGGAAACAAGAGCAGAACAAGAAAATAAATCCTTCTTAACCAAAATCGGTCTTGCAGCAGGTAAAGTGATTAATACTTTTTATCAAGCGGCACGTGATGCGGTAGATACAATGTTACACACTATTTTACCGTTTATGGGATTTGTAGCACTATTAATCGGCATTATCCAAGGCTCTGGAATAGGAGATTTATTTGCTAAGGTTATGTCACCGTTAGCAGGTAATATTTGGGGCCTACTTATAATTGGATTTATATGTTCACTACCATTTTTAAGCCCATTATTAGGCCCAGGTGGTGTAATTGGACAAGTATTAGGAACCTTAATTGGTGTAGAAATTGGTAAAGGGAATATACCACCAAATTTAGCGTTACCAGCATTATTTGCAATCAATACTCAAAATGCTGCTGATTTTATACCAGTAGGTTTAGGGTTAGCAGAAGCAGAAACTAAAACAATAGAAGTAGGTGTGCCATCTGTATTGTATTCACGTTTCTTAAACGGTGTACCGCGTGTATTTATAGCATGGTTAGCAAGCTTTGGATTATATAAATAA
- a CDS encoding oxidoreductase → MTVALITGASSGIGFETAKMLAKKDYRVYAVSRNIKNMQALLAYNVNIIQLDITDYNAIHEVVNHILIREGHIDILINNAGYGSYGAVEDVSIEEAKRQFEVNLFGLSELTRAVIPSMREQKAGKIINISSIGGRIPNYFGTWYHASKYALEGYSESLRLELSDFGIDVIIIEPGGIKTEWGTIAAQNLKSVAKGGHYEEKALKMAQSMIKQQSLNILSHPSVVAKVIIKSIEKRHVQAKYVTGFIAKPLIILHAILPIKLFNWTLKKQISK, encoded by the coding sequence ATGACAGTTGCTTTAATTACGGGCGCAAGTAGTGGAATTGGTTTTGAAACAGCTAAAATGTTAGCAAAAAAAGACTATCGCGTTTATGCTGTTTCAAGAAATATAAAAAACATGCAAGCTTTATTAGCGTATAATGTTAACATAATTCAATTAGATATAACAGATTATAATGCAATTCATGAAGTTGTTAATCATATCTTAATCCGAGAGGGACATATAGATATTTTAATAAATAATGCTGGGTATGGATCCTATGGTGCTGTTGAAGATGTTTCTATTGAAGAGGCAAAAAGACAATTTGAAGTGAATTTGTTTGGTTTATCAGAATTAACAAGAGCTGTTATACCTTCTATGCGTGAACAAAAAGCAGGAAAAATTATTAATATCTCATCTATTGGGGGACGTATACCTAACTATTTTGGAACTTGGTATCATGCATCTAAATATGCATTAGAAGGATATAGTGAAAGTTTACGGCTAGAGCTTTCTGATTTCGGTATAGACGTTATTATTATTGAACCAGGTGGTATAAAAACGGAGTGGGGAACGATTGCAGCTCAAAATCTTAAATCAGTTGCAAAAGGGGGCCACTATGAAGAAAAAGCTTTAAAAATGGCACAATCAATGATTAAACAGCAATCTCTCAACATACTCTCACATCCATCTGTAGTAGCAAAAGTTATTATTAAGTCCATTGAGAAGCGTCATGTACAAGCGAAATATGTCACAGGTTTCATTGCTAAACCACTTATCATTTTACATGCGATATTACCAATCAAATTATTTAATTGGACTTTAAAAAAACAAATATCTAAATAA
- a CDS encoding transcriptional regulator GutM: MFFIMLIVILAVGFVVQYLLGLVQIKNFTKHYTELRENGRVAIGRRPAIFKSGTLVLFQINRRNEIEDARYMQGVTVFSKFKKLKGLEGYKIYKLRDTDLKKYNKLLIKAILDAQHTFNIIQSGGEIEKIPSPMMKAVKKINRMFKKEGSKSTWTS, from the coding sequence ATGTTTTTTATCATGTTAATTGTCATATTAGCTGTTGGATTTGTAGTTCAATACTTACTTGGTTTGGTTCAAATCAAAAATTTCACTAAACATTACACAGAATTGCGAGAAAATGGACGCGTGGCTATAGGAAGAAGACCAGCTATTTTTAAATCAGGAACATTAGTTTTATTCCAAATCAATAGACGTAATGAAATTGAAGATGCGCGTTATATGCAAGGTGTCACAGTATTTTCTAAATTCAAGAAGTTAAAAGGTTTAGAAGGTTATAAAATTTATAAATTAAGGGATACTGATTTAAAAAAGTACAACAAATTATTAATAAAAGCTATCTTAGACGCTCAACACACATTTAATATTATTCAATCTGGAGGAGAAATTGAAAAAATACCTTCCCCAATGATGAAAGCGGTTAAAAAAATAAATAGAATGTTTAAAAAAGAAGGGAGTAAATCAACATGGACTTCATAG
- a CDS encoding family 43 glycosylhydrolase translates to MEDINNPIVLQRADPFVLQHEGQYYFTGSYPLYNRIILRISNSLNDLKDAKEYTVRLKDSKGPKSELIWAPELHRVNDKWYIYYAAAPNTNIDDDTFNHRMYVLENESDNILEGEWVDKGQIDTGWETFALDATVFTLNNELYYVWSQQDLNIKGHSNIYISKMKNPWTLEGKITLLTIPEFEWEIKGFWVNEGPAILIKEEKIFLTYSASATGIDYCVGMLSADIGSDLLNAASWIKHNKPVFETSIKNKQYGPGHNSFTKSKDGKHDIIVYHARNYQNIKGDPLFDPNRHARAQIINWDENNNPQFGIPLPDKCWTPETPKVLGGEVHE, encoded by the coding sequence ATGGAAGATATAAATAATCCAATAGTGTTACAAAGGGCAGATCCATTTGTATTACAACATGAAGGACAATATTATTTCACAGGTTCGTATCCTTTATATAATCGTATTATTTTAAGAATATCGAATTCGTTAAACGATTTGAAAGATGCAAAGGAATACACAGTACGGTTGAAGGATTCAAAAGGTCCTAAGAGCGAATTAATATGGGCTCCTGAATTGCATAGAGTTAATGACAAGTGGTACATATATTATGCTGCTGCGCCTAATACTAATATCGATGATGATACGTTTAACCATAGAATGTACGTATTAGAAAATGAATCAGATAATATTTTGGAAGGTGAATGGGTAGACAAAGGGCAAATTGATACAGGATGGGAAACTTTTGCTTTAGATGCAACAGTATTTACTTTAAATAATGAACTTTACTATGTTTGGTCGCAACAAGATTTAAACATTAAAGGACATTCAAATATTTATATTTCTAAAATGAAAAACCCTTGGACTTTAGAAGGTAAAATCACATTACTAACTATTCCTGAATTTGAGTGGGAAATCAAAGGTTTTTGGGTAAATGAAGGACCAGCTATTTTAATAAAAGAAGAAAAAATATTTTTAACATATTCAGCAAGTGCAACAGGTATTGATTATTGTGTAGGAATGTTAAGTGCCGATATTGGTAGTGATTTGTTGAACGCTGCCTCTTGGATTAAACATAATAAACCAGTATTTGAAACTAGTATTAAAAACAAACAATATGGCCCAGGTCATAATTCATTTACAAAGTCTAAAGATGGTAAGCATGATATTATCGTGTATCATGCAAGAAACTATCAAAACATCAAAGGGGACCCTTTGTTTGACCCTAATCGTCATGCTAGGGCTCAGATAATTAATTGGGATGAAAATAATAATCCTCAATTTGGAATACCATTACCAGATAAATGTTGGACGCCAGAAACTCCGAAAGTACTGGGAGGCGAAGTCCATGAATAA
- a CDS encoding oligosaccharide MFS transporter, with translation MANLDASQAGIVFATMSVVAIILEPIYGIIQDKLGLKKYLFAFVIFCLALIGPFFEYLFIPLLDMNVLMGSIIGGSFLSLCLYSGVGVVEAYCEKSSRANKFEYGHTRLFGSLAGGLFAFIGGIMFIKNPFSIFWVCSVSALLLGVILWSIKVKKLNYQKDDNVQDEKEFVNKESIFKLFKNKSFWGLCLLIIGSASLYDVFDQQFPNYFTRFFDDASSGETLFSRLTSTQIFIEAIVMVFMPWIINRIGAKNGLFLYGVILFIRVVGTAFTDEVWLLSFFRLLAAIEMPLMLISIMKYIISVFDVRLSATVYMLAFNVAKQLGVAFFSIVIGRLYVEIGFQYTYLVMSAIIGILVCLGALLMKTDKPSLQTVSLNEQGLNKS, from the coding sequence GTGGCTAATTTAGATGCATCACAAGCGGGGATAGTGTTCGCTACGATGTCAGTAGTAGCGATTATATTAGAACCTATTTATGGCATTATTCAAGATAAGTTAGGGTTGAAAAAATACCTGTTCGCATTTGTTATTTTTTGTTTAGCATTAATTGGACCGTTTTTTGAATATTTATTTATTCCTTTATTAGATATGAACGTGCTGATGGGAAGTATTATTGGAGGTTCATTCCTAAGTCTGTGTTTATATAGTGGCGTGGGCGTAGTTGAAGCATATTGTGAAAAATCAAGCCGTGCGAATAAATTTGAATATGGACATACTAGACTATTCGGTTCACTTGCAGGAGGTTTATTTGCATTTATAGGTGGAATTATGTTTATAAAAAATCCCTTCAGCATTTTTTGGGTGTGTTCAGTATCAGCACTTTTATTAGGAGTCATACTTTGGAGCATTAAAGTTAAGAAACTTAATTACCAAAAAGATGATAATGTACAAGATGAAAAAGAATTTGTAAACAAAGAAAGTATCTTTAAATTATTTAAAAACAAAAGTTTTTGGGGACTTTGTTTATTAATAATCGGTAGTGCAAGTTTATACGACGTATTCGACCAACAATTTCCTAATTACTTTACCAGATTTTTTGATGATGCCTCATCAGGTGAAACACTGTTCAGTAGACTTACATCTACACAAATATTCATTGAAGCAATTGTGATGGTATTTATGCCATGGATTATTAATAGAATAGGTGCAAAAAATGGTCTATTCTTATACGGTGTTATATTATTCATTAGAGTAGTGGGAACTGCATTTACAGATGAAGTTTGGCTATTATCATTCTTTAGATTGTTAGCAGCAATTGAAATGCCATTGATGCTTATTTCTATTATGAAATATATAATTAGCGTATTCGACGTAAGGTTATCAGCGACAGTTTACATGTTAGCGTTTAATGTAGCCAAGCAACTCGGAGTCGCTTTCTTCTCAATTGTAATTGGTAGGTTATATGTAGAAATAGGGTTTCAATACACGTATTTAGTAATGTCAGCTATAATTGGTATTTTAGTTTGCCTAGGAGCATTACTTATGAAGACAGACAAACCCTCTTTACAAACAGTATCATTAAATGAACAAGGTTTAAATAAATCATGA
- a CDS encoding MrcB family domain-containing protein, producing MVDELKNIEQLKGFKLKGSIGNGNFAEVPWVAIMDGNITKSTTEGIYIVFLFSGDGEKVFLTLNQGVTYFKNKKLKKHDIVKASNTIYEILDSPESAPIDIDLKAKTSLGKGYEKTTISGFEYYINDLPDSSIIENDMNKLLNDYEQLVAKYRENGQNLDQFYQYILNSDEKKYQMFKNLFRNFVEQSQINITSNDKSTEIKHEGLDEVKITKIKDFNSVLINDVEFHIHLFNSGQYGRKNGSGSGKIPYMCYKDSNSRWVTIRTTFKNYNMTAVRFTLWDEEAQKEQETEQTYSVAKMDLFSDNPPNEYFKQFYDDYMSYKIEVAPMIESGIVKELTDKLLKSKNLILRGAPGTGKSYLAKAIACNMIGTSNEDLESSEQFEFVQFHPNYDYTDFVEGIRPVISHDGTMGFDLKPGIFKMFCEQALETQSSNYSDKTMEKHENHIKYGDNHKKYIFVIDEINRGEISKIFGELFFSIDPSYRGIAGAVKTQYSNMESEKDKFYVPENVYIIGTMNDIDRSVDTFDFAMRRRFRFVEIKANENLEMLESLGDDKDEAINRMISLNDAISQVDELDRNYHIGAAYFLKLKDISFEELWEDFLEPLLSDYIRGMFNEEEIMELFKSVYDNPQISSELGSEDEVG from the coding sequence ATGGTCGATGAACTAAAAAATATAGAACAGCTGAAGGGTTTTAAACTCAAAGGTAGTATTGGAAATGGGAATTTTGCAGAAGTACCATGGGTTGCTATTATGGATGGAAATATAACAAAAAGTACTACTGAAGGTATCTATATTGTTTTCTTATTTAGTGGAGATGGAGAGAAGGTATTTCTTACTTTAAATCAAGGTGTTACGTATTTTAAAAATAAAAAATTAAAAAAACATGACATAGTAAAAGCATCAAACACGATCTATGAAATATTAGATTCTCCTGAAAGCGCGCCTATTGATATTGATTTAAAAGCTAAGACATCATTAGGGAAAGGTTATGAAAAAACCACGATTAGTGGCTTCGAATATTATATAAATGATTTGCCTGATTCATCAATAATTGAAAATGATATGAATAAATTATTGAATGATTATGAGCAGTTAGTTGCTAAATATAGAGAAAATGGGCAAAATCTTGATCAATTTTATCAATATATATTAAATTCTGATGAAAAAAAATATCAAATGTTCAAAAATTTATTTAGAAATTTTGTAGAACAAAGTCAAATTAATATTACGAGTAATGACAAAAGTACTGAAATAAAACATGAAGGTCTTGATGAGGTGAAAATCACTAAAATTAAAGACTTTAACTCTGTGTTAATTAATGATGTCGAATTTCATATTCATTTATTTAATAGTGGACAATATGGTAGAAAAAACGGTAGTGGAAGCGGTAAAATTCCATATATGTGTTATAAAGATTCGAATTCAAGATGGGTAACCATTAGAACAACTTTTAAAAATTATAACATGACTGCCGTTCGATTTACTTTATGGGATGAAGAAGCACAAAAAGAGCAAGAAACGGAACAAACTTATAGTGTTGCAAAAATGGACCTTTTTTCTGATAATCCCCCCAATGAATATTTCAAGCAATTTTATGATGATTATATGAGTTACAAAATTGAGGTGGCACCAATGATAGAAAGTGGAATAGTGAAAGAGTTAACAGATAAATTATTAAAATCCAAAAACCTCATATTAAGGGGTGCTCCTGGAACAGGTAAGAGTTATCTAGCGAAAGCAATAGCTTGTAATATGATAGGGACTTCTAATGAAGATCTAGAGTCTTCAGAACAATTTGAGTTTGTTCAATTTCATCCCAATTATGATTATACTGATTTTGTTGAAGGCATTAGACCTGTTATATCTCATGATGGAACTATGGGGTTTGATTTAAAACCAGGAATATTCAAAATGTTTTGTGAGCAAGCTTTAGAGACACAAAGTAGTAATTATTCAGATAAAACGATGGAAAAACATGAAAATCACATTAAATATGGTGATAATCATAAAAAGTATATCTTTGTAATTGATGAAATAAATAGAGGAGAAATTTCAAAGATATTTGGAGAATTGTTTTTTTCAATAGATCCTAGTTATAGAGGAATAGCTGGAGCAGTAAAAACACAGTATTCAAATATGGAGTCTGAAAAAGACAAATTCTATGTTCCTGAGAACGTTTATATTATAGGAACTATGAATGATATCGATCGCTCTGTAGATACTTTTGATTTTGCAATGAGACGTAGATTTAGATTTGTCGAGATTAAGGCCAATGAAAATTTAGAAATGTTAGAGTCTCTCGGAGATGACAAAGATGAAGCAATTAATAGGATGATTAGCCTTAATGACGCAATATCTCAAGTTGATGAGTTGGATAGAAATTATCATATAGGTGCTGCATATTTCTTGAAATTAAAAGATATAAGTTTTGAAGAACTATGGGAAGACTTTTTAGAACCGCTATTATCTGATTATATAAGAGGAATGTTTAATGAAGAAGAGATTATGGAATTATTTAAATCGGTTTATGATAACCCACAAATAAGTTCAGAATTAGGTTCAGAAGATGAAGTTGGTTAA
- a CDS encoding PTS glucitol/sorbitol transporter subunit IIC, which translates to MDFIVKLAEGFINLFQTGADTFIDWMTTIVPLVLMLLIAMNTLIQLIGEKRINIIAQKSSKNPFLRYLVLPFLGSFMLANPMVHSLGRFMPEKYKPSYFASAAQFAHTSNGLFPHINPAELFIFLGIANGVQQLGLPMTDLAVRYLLVGLVMNFIGGWVTDFTTSYVEKQQKVKLSTKVKLEG; encoded by the coding sequence ATGGACTTCATAGTTAAGTTAGCTGAAGGTTTTATCAATCTATTTCAAACAGGCGCAGATACATTTATAGACTGGATGACAACAATTGTACCTTTAGTATTGATGTTATTAATTGCGATGAACACATTAATTCAATTAATAGGTGAAAAAAGAATTAATATTATTGCACAAAAATCATCTAAAAACCCATTTTTAAGATATTTAGTATTACCATTTTTAGGTTCATTTATGTTAGCCAATCCAATGGTTCACTCTCTAGGAAGATTTATGCCAGAAAAGTATAAGCCAAGTTATTTTGCATCAGCAGCACAGTTCGCGCATACAAGTAACGGCCTATTCCCACACATTAATCCAGCAGAATTATTTATATTCTTAGGTATCGCAAATGGCGTTCAACAATTAGGGCTACCAATGACAGATTTAGCAGTAAGATATCTACTTGTTGGTTTAGTTATGAACTTTATAGGCGGATGGGTTACTGACTTTACAACTAGTTATGTAGAAAAACAACAAAAAGTAAAATTAAGTACAAAAGTAAAATTAGAAGGATGA
- a CDS encoding acetyl-CoA carboxylase biotin carboxylase subunit family protein — MEVYADDFQVSKSEFLIEEFIDSDDEVSVEVLCGHNFYEVITVTEKYLSPRPWFTEMGHLVPSFRYKDINIKDLAIQACKSLGITRGVAHVEIKIKDNNLYVIEAAARPGGDAIMDLVESSYDINPYKLHISMYINNEVKPTYAFTPKKTSAIAFMKAQKGKIMYIHYPDVSKDTEIKKINVFKNVGDTVADPENWSNREGLIQFNWPELPTTKTYKHIHKANELANKIFDCSDAHND, encoded by the coding sequence ATGGAGGTTTATGCAGATGACTTCCAAGTATCTAAAAGTGAATTTCTAATCGAAGAATTTATTGATAGTGATGACGAAGTTTCAGTTGAAGTATTGTGCGGCCACAATTTCTATGAAGTTATTACTGTTACAGAGAAATATTTATCTCCTAGACCGTGGTTTACTGAAATGGGTCATTTAGTTCCCAGTTTCAGGTATAAAGATATAAATATTAAAGACCTTGCAATACAGGCTTGTAAATCTTTAGGTATTACACGTGGCGTCGCTCATGTCGAAATAAAAATAAAAGACAACAACCTCTATGTCATAGAAGCTGCAGCTAGACCTGGTGGCGATGCTATTATGGATTTAGTCGAATCTTCTTATGACATTAACCCTTACAAACTTCATATATCTATGTATATTAATAACGAAGTAAAACCTACATATGCATTTACGCCCAAAAAAACGTCTGCCATAGCATTTATGAAAGCACAAAAAGGTAAGATAATGTACATTCATTATCCAGATGTATCAAAAGATACCGAAATCAAAAAAATAAATGTATTTAAAAATGTCGGGGATACCGTAGCTGATCCTGAAAATTGGAGTAATCGTGAGGGGCTTATTCAATTTAACTGGCCTGAGTTACCAACTACAAAAACATACAAACATATTCACAAAGCTAATGAATTAGCAAATAAAATTTTTGATTGCAGTGATGCTCACAATGACTAA
- a CDS encoding SDR family oxidoreductase, which produces MARNWLDINGKVIIVTGGTSGIGRQIVNSLLENAAIVYNIDLKDDPIDNKDYHFIEADVTSEEAVEKAVNTIVEKQSRIDVLINNAGINLPRLLVDDKGERPEYEINMKDLDLMFGVNLKGPILFSQAVSRHFIKQNKGIIVNIASEAGQEGSEGQSIYSATKAALIGFTRSWAKELGKHNIKVVAIAPGILEETGLRTKQYEEALAYSRNTTVDKLNGDYSKSIPLGRVGKLSEVADLVCYLSSDKSSYITGTTINISGGKSRG; this is translated from the coding sequence ATGGCTAGAAATTGGTTAGATATAAATGGGAAAGTAATCATCGTCACAGGCGGAACTTCTGGTATTGGTAGACAAATTGTAAATTCATTATTAGAAAATGCTGCAATTGTTTATAATATAGACTTAAAAGATGACCCAATTGATAACAAGGATTATCATTTTATAGAGGCTGATGTAACAAGTGAAGAAGCTGTTGAAAAGGCAGTGAATACGATTGTGGAAAAACAATCTCGTATAGATGTATTAATTAATAATGCTGGTATTAACTTACCACGCTTATTAGTTGATGATAAAGGTGAAAGGCCAGAGTATGAGATTAATATGAAGGATTTAGATTTAATGTTCGGTGTAAACTTAAAAGGGCCAATTCTATTTAGCCAAGCAGTAAGCAGACATTTTATTAAGCAAAATAAAGGTATTATCGTAAATATTGCTAGTGAAGCTGGTCAAGAAGGGTCAGAGGGTCAAAGTATATATTCTGCTACAAAAGCAGCTTTAATTGGATTTACGCGAAGTTGGGCTAAAGAGTTAGGGAAACATAACATTAAAGTTGTTGCTATAGCACCAGGTATTTTAGAAGAAACCGGTCTAAGAACCAAACAATATGAAGAAGCATTAGCTTATAGTAGAAATACGACAGTAGATAAATTAAATGGTGATTATTCAAAATCTATTCCTCTAGGTAGAGTTGGTAAATTGTCAGAAGTAGCTGATTTAGTTTGTTATTTAAGTTCGGACAAATCAAGTTACATTACTGGTACAACAATTAATATATCAGGTGGTAAATCAAGGGGATAA